CTTAACCCCTTCGGACCGCGGATCGCGAATCGCCCGAGATGACGACCCGAATTGAACGAGTCGTCGATCACTGTTTCTTTGCAATCCATCCGAGTCCCCGGATACACTTAAGGGCAACGGATCGCAGCCACGCCGGAAATCGCAGCCGGCGGGCCGATTGCGTGTTACTCGATACGCGCCCTGAATATATAAGGGCCACGTATCGAGTCGATCCGATCACCCTCGAGGCAGCGGCGGATGGCCGCTGGACGAGGAGTGGATGGAGCGCCTGCCTCCGCGCCGGATTTCGGCCGGAGGGAACGTGGCGGAGTACGCCACGTCGTTCGCATTAGTATCGAAGGCCGGGTTGATACATAAGGCCGTCGTCTCGAGGGCAGTCTGTACTACGTTGATTAGTCACGCGGGGTGGAGTACCCCATGAGACGGATAGTCAGGTAGAGAACGTGGTTCGGGAGTCGAACGACCGAAAACGGTCTCGAGAACACGGGTTCGAGCGAGCAGTTGCAGTCCTACTGAGACAGTACCTAGAACGATCAAAACGCGCAGTCTCGCGGGCAGCGACCGTCAGTCGTCGGTTGCCGTCGGCTCAGTCTGTGCCGTTTGACCGTCGGCTTCGAGGTCGGTCGCGACCGGAGCGTCGGGACGGACGATCGTGCGCTCTGGAATTGACGTCTCGATCGTCGGAGAACGAGTAACGAGCCGTTCAGGGAGAGTGAGCTCCTCCCGAACCGGATCCGATTTCTCGATGTCGCGGTACTCGACGGCAACGCCCTCCGGAGCGGGCGTGATCCGGACGTAGGTCAACCGGAAGGAGGGGTAGAAGACGGCCGGGAGCAGGCCCAAAAACGGTTCCCTGCGGTGGAGGCGCTTGAGCCAGGTGCCGGTGTTGACCACGAGCCGGTCCTGCAGTTCGGTCACGGACGGCCGGTGGGTGTGGCCGTAGATGAAGACCGCAGTCTCGGGGTGGTCGTCGAAGACCTCGCGGGCGGCTTCGAGGTAGGGCTCGTCGGGGTTCCCCGGGTCTGGCTCGTCGGTTCTGACGATGCCGAACCGGTCGAGCGTCCGCCTGATGTCGGTCACGACGAAGTACAGGGGAATCGAGATGAGGACCAACAGCGCGATGACCGCGAGGTTGACCGCAGCGACGATCTCGACCGCCGACCCGACGGTCCCGAGCCGAGCCGTGAGTCCCTCGAGGGCGGCGAACGGCCGCGACCAGATCCCGGCGAAATCGAGCAACACGACGAGCAGCAGCAAAACGCTCAGATTGAACAGGAAGAGGAAGGGTAACGCGGCGTATCGGAGCAGGGGATGCATCTCTCGGTAGAAGTACTTCGAGATGAGCCACTCCGGAATGCGCTCGAGCGGGGCGACGGCTTGGATGTCTTTGAGCCAGTTGTAGCGGCCGAGTTCGGAGAGCCGACCCGCTTGTGCGGTTACGCGGCGATTGATGTAGTAGCCGAGCGGGTTCGCGTGGGGGTTGCCGAAGTCGGGAATGCGGTTGTTCGGATCGCGTTGCATCCCGTGTTCGATCCAGATCGACCGGTCGCCGACCTCGCGGGTAATCGCCTCTTCCTGCTCGAGCGAGACGTTGTACTCCGAAAATAGGTCGACGTACGCTTCATACGCTGCGAGTTCGTAGTCGTGATTGCCCGGGATGATCGTGATCGGAGTGTTCTCGCCCGTCGCTTCGAACTGCTCGAATAGTTGGGGGTATCGATCGACGAGCGCGTGAAACTTCTCGATGCCGTCGACGCGGGTGAACTCCCAGAGGCCGAACGCGTCGCCGTTGATGATTAGTTCGGCGTTCTCGTCCGTGGTCTCGAGATCCTGAAGGAAGGCGAGCAGTTCGTCGAGGAATTCGACGTGCTCGAGCTCCTCGTCGCCGCCGATGTGGAGGTCGCTGATGAAGTAGTAGACGGGGTCGTCGGTGCTCGCGCCGGCGGCCCCGTCCGCGTTCGCGCCCGTGCGCGTATCGTCTCCCGTCTCGTCCGATGCAGTGGCCGCGTGCTCGCGGTCCTCGTCCATCGGGCTGTAACTGGTAAGCCGGGTAGAAAACGGTTAGTGTCGGTTACGCCGCGAGGTGCCTCTGAACCGATCGGCGTCGCCGAAGGGCTGCCACCGGTCGACTGAGTCGCGTCGTCGAGTCCGGCCCTGTCGGAACTGACCACGACCACCGTCGATTTAGTACCCGGCGCCGTAGGACGAGGTATGAATCGAGCCGGGTTCGTCAAACTCGCCGCGATCGGGTTCGGCCTCGTCGTCTCGAGTTTCGTCGTCCGCGGCGTCACCCGACTGATCATCGGCAGCGAACTCGCGGAACTGCTCCAGGCGCCGCTGATCTTCGCGGGCTTTGCCCTGCTCGTCTACCTGTTCGTCAGGGCGACGCTGGACGCCGTCGGCATCTGGCCGGTCGAAGAGTCCGACGGGTGACCGCGGGCATACGGATAAGGAAACGGTTTTTCGCGCGCCGGCCGAATTCGGGAGTATGACAATCGACGTAGAGCCGATCGCCGATCTCGGGCCGGACGATCGGACCGCGTTCTTCGAGCGCGACGCCGGTATCGAGGCGGTCAGAAGCGACGTACGGGAGATCGTGGACCGCGTCCGCGCGGAAGGCGACGTCGCCGTCCGCGAGTTCACCGAGGAGTTCGACGGCGTCTCGGTCGGCAACCTCGAGATCACCGACGAGTGCGAGCGCGCCTACGAGGACCTCGACGACGACCTTCGCGAGGCGATCGAGACGGCCGCGGCCAACGTTCGCGAGTTCCACGAGGCGCAAGTGCCGGAAGACTGGCGCGAGGCGTTCGACGACGGCCGGGAACTGGGCCGACGCTTCAGACCTCTCGAGCGCGTGGGCGTCTACGTCCCCGGCGGCGCGGCGGCCTACCCCTCGAGTGCGATCATGGGCGTCGTTCCGGCGGTCGTGGCCGGCGTCGATCACGTCTCGGTCGTCACCCCGCCCGCGGACGAGTTGAATCCGGTGACGCTGGCGGCGATCCACGCCGCGGGCGCGGACGCGGTCTACAGCGTCGGCGGCGCGCAGGCGATCGCCGGCCTCGCGTACGGCACCGAGACGATCACGCGGGTACAGAAGATCGTCGGCCCCGGGAACAAGTGGGTCACCGCAGCCAAGGCGGAAGTCCGCGGGGACGTCGAGATCGACTTCCTCGCGGGGCCGAGCGAGGTGCTCGTCGTCGCCGACGAGACGGCGGATCCCGACCTCGTCGCAGCCGAGTTGGTCGCACAGGCCGAGCACGATCCGAACGCGTCGGTCGTCGCGGTGACCGACGACGAGGAGACCGGTGCGGCGGTCGCCGAGTCCGTCGACGAGCAGGCCAACGCGCGCGAGCGCGAAGACGTAATCCGAGAGGCGCTGGCCAACGACGCCAGCGGCGTCCTGGTCGCCCGATCGATGAGCGAGGCCATCCTCTTCGGCGAGGAGTACGCCCCCGAACACCTCTCGATCATCGCGGACGACGACGAGTCGATTCTCGAGCGCATCGACAGCGCGGGCAGCGTCTTCCTCGGGCCGAACACGCCCGTCGCCGCGGGCGACTACGCCAGCGGGACGAATCACGTCCTCCCCACGAACGGCGGCGCCCGCGTGACCGGCGGCCTCTCCGTCGAGACGTTCGTCCGCTCGACGACGGTTCAGCGCCTCTCGAGCGAGGGACTGGCGGACATCGGTGACACGATCACGACGCTGGCCGAGGCGGAAGGACTCGAGGCCCACGCCGAGAGCGTTCGGAAGCGACTGACCGACGACGAGTAGCGCTCCCGTTTTCGCGCCCGTTCTCGAGTCGTCGGGAACCGAGTTGTCCTGTGCCAGCCGCCCGTCCGAGCGGTCGGCCCCAAAGAATAGGTATCGTTACTCGACAGATTAGCTATGGGAAATTCGGTTACTGACATTCTCTCGCGGATCTCTCGAGCGGCGGGCTCCGGGACGTCCGACGAACGAACTGCGTCGGCTACCGAGGAGACGGAGACGGCAGCGGCCTCGAGTACCGACGATACGACGAACGACGAACGCGACTCGACGGCCGGCGAGTCGGTATCGGACGCAAATGGCGACGACTCGAGCAGCAGTCTCTCCGCTGGGGAATCGCCGACCAATAGCAAAGCCGTCGGCGACGGCGGACAGACGGTCGCGGAACCGACGGGCGACGCAACCGGGGCTGGCGGGGCCGATCTCGAGGACGCCGGTTCGACAGGGGAGCCCGACTCGGACGACACGCTCGGCGGGCGCGACTCCGCCGACGAGGACATCGACATCGGCACGGACGCCCTGCTGAACACGCTCCCGCAGCCGGCGTTCATGATCGACACCGAACACCGCGTCATCGGCTGGAACCGCGAGGCCGAGGAACTCACGGGTGTCGACCGCGAGGACGTCCTCGGGGAAGACGCGGCCGGATCGTTCTTCCGCGACGGGCGGACGACGACCCTGGCCGACGAGGTCGTCGACCACCCCCGCGAGGCCCACCGCGAGACCGACGCCGAACGGTCGGGCCGCGACCAGCGCGCCTACGAACTCGAGCGCGAACTCGAGAACGCCCGCGGCGAGACGCTGCACGTCCACTCGGTGGCGACGCCGATCTACCAACAGGGCGCGCTGCAGGGCGTCATCCAGCTCGTCCAAGACAACACCGAGGTCATCCGTCGGCGCGAGGCGATGGCCGACCTCGTGGGCGAGGTCACCGAAACCGGCGAAGCGATCAACGACGGGTCGCTGACGGCGCGGGTCGAGTACACCGACGAGCACGACGTGCTCGACGAGGATATCAAGCAGATCACCGCGACGATCAACGAGATCGCGGCCCACGTCGAGGACGTGATCTACGGGCTCAGCGAGGAGGTCGAGGACCTCTCGGCCGACGCGGCGGAGATCGCCGACTCCGCGAGCGAGGCCGATTCGCAGGTCGGCGACCAGAACGAGGCGATCCGGGCGATCGTCGAGGAGATCAGCGACCTCAGCGCGACCATGGAGGAGGTCGCCGCCAGCTCCGATCAGGTCTCGGCCGCGGCCAAGCAGGCCCAGGCCGCCGCCGACGACGGCGTCGAGGCCAGCCAAGAGGCCCGCGAGGAGATGGACGAGGTGCTCGAGGCGGCCGACGACCTCGTCGAGACGGTCGGCCAACTCGAGGATCGGATGGACGAGATCGACGAGGTCATCGAGGTCATCAACGACATCGCCGATCAGACGAACCTGCTGGCGCTGAACGCGAACATCGAGGCGGCCCAGGCCGGCGAGGACGGGGACGGGTTCGCCGTCGTCGCGAACGAGGTGCAGTCGCTGGCCAGCGAGACGAAAGAGCACACGAACCAGATCTCCGAGCGCGTCGAGGACCTCCAGATCCGGACCGAGGAGACCGTCGAGGTCACCGAGGAGACGAACGAACAGGTCGAAGGGGCGAGCGAGCGGATCGACGCGGCGATCGCGAACTTAGAGGAGATCTCGGAAGCGGTCGACGAGGCCGCCCACGGAATCACCGAGATCGCCGAGACCAACGACGATCAGGCCGCGTCGGTCGAGGAGGTCGCTTCGCAGGCCGACGGCGTCGCGGACGACGCCGACCGGATCGAGGAGCTGATCGGGGACGTGACCGAGCGGACGACCGCCCAGCGCGACGCGATCGACGAAATGGTCGACTACCTCGAGCGGCTGGCCGACGAGGAAACCGTCGATCGGACGGCCGCTCGCGAAACGTAGGGCAAGCGTACCGAAGTCGGTCGAACAGTCCGAAATTGAACGGTTAGCAAACGGATAATTCTCGGAAGGGACGAACTGGTTTTACGGCGATAGAGCGTAGACTCTAGCTGAGATGCAACCGCGTACCGTCGACCCGACCGATGCGCGGGTCCTCGAACGAAACTACGATTACGCCCAGCGGAACGTCCGTCTGCTTTCGATGTGGTACGAGTGTGACTTAGAGCGGATGGTCGAGCTGCTCGCGGAGAACGACATTTCGCTGTCGGCGAACGACGAGCGGTTGTTCGGGTCGTACTACCGGTCGGTCAAACGGCGGTCCAGGTCGAGCGCGTAACGGGTACGACGCGGCAGTACTGGCAACCGAACCCCGAGCGGTGAAACTGGTAGCTGACGGCGCTAGCCACGACTCGTTACGTCTTGCCGCTATCGTGGCGTCACTGTTAACATCGTTGCGACGAAAGGGAGTGATATGAGCACGGACAGCGCGGATAGCGGGCAGCCGGACGCGGAGACCCACCCCGAGATCGAGGTCACCGAGGACGCGGCCGAACAGGCCCTCTCGCTGCTCGACGGCGAGGGGCTCGATGCGGACGAGGCGGGACTGCGGCTGTTCGTCCAGCAGGGCGGCTGTGCCGGCCTGTCCTATGGGATGCGGTTCGACGACTCGCCCGACGAGGACGACACCATCTACGAGCACCACGACCTGCGCGTCTTCGTCGATCCGGCGAGCCTGAAGTACATCGAGGGCAGCATTCTCGATTACGAGAGCGGCCTCCAGGCCGAAGGGTTCCACGTCGAGAACCCGAACGTCGTCAGCGAGTGCGGCTGTGGCGAATCGTTCCGGACGTAACGGCCGACGTCAGTCGATCCGTCAGTCGGTTAGGGAGCTAGTCGGGCTTTTCTCGCCGTCGTTCGGTTCAAAGACGAATCCCACCGTCGATCAGTCACCCGTGTCGCGTTTGTATCGGCGGTTCGCCGAGCCGCCTCGAGCGATCCGGACCGGCTGCTGTCGAGACGGCCAGCGAAGCGGAATCGTACGAAACTGATGGAAAGGCGACGCGGACGCGAACGCTACCACTGGACTGCGCGCCGCGCTGAATCGAATTTACTCCTCGAGTTCGAAGGCGACGGTGACTTCGGCCTGGTACTCGCGGTCCTCGGCGGTCGCGAGTTCGACGCCGAGTTCGTCGACCTCGACCCACTGGATGTTCTGGAGGGTATCTTCCGCCCGGTCGATGGCGTCGTCGGCCGCTGCGTCGAAGCTCTCGGGGCTGGTGCCGATGAGCGTGATCTTCTTGAAGACCATAGCTCGCCGTTCGACACCGCGGGACGTAAAACTGGGTGACAGTTTCGCTGGGTGAGGCGCTCACTCCCGCCGGGACTCGAGGCGCTCGCCGATCGCGCCGGAGACGTCGCCGAGGTAGGCACCGCCCCAGACGGCGACGACGAGTGCACCGATCGAGTTGAAGACGAAATCGAGCATCGTGTCGCCGAGTCCGTACTGGGTGAGCACGGCCTTCACTCCGAGCGCGTCGGCCGACAGCGCGATGGCGAACTCGAGGATCTCCCAGAGGACGCCGAAGGCGATGACGAAAAGCAGCAGGAAGACGGCGACGAACTTCCGCGGGAGGTGGACGCCGTCGGCGTGTTCGTCGAACGCGCGGACCGTCGCGTACCCGGCGCCGGCGACCAGCGACGCCGACAGCGCGTGGGTCATGTGGTCCCACCACCAGACCTGGCTGTACAGCGTGGCGGTCGCGCCGGGCAGGCCGACGGTGCCGAAGGCGTGGAGGAAGACGGCGGTCGTGATCCACAGCGTGAGCCGCGGGTCCATCGGAATCTCGTAGTCGCGCTCGAGCAGCGGCGGGAGTTGGGTGACCGCCAGCGCGACGCCGGTGTTGACGAGGATGCCGACGTTGCCGCGCTCGACGCCGACGAACAGCATGCCGATCAGACAGATCTCGAGGAGGTAAGTGAGCCGACGCTGTCCGTCCGGAGAGCGCAGCCAGCCGGTGCGGTTACGCATCGTCCACCTCCGGCGCGACGTCGTCCGGCAGCCGCGTCTCGGGGCGAGCGAGCCGGCGAAAGTACAGTTCGAAGACGATCCCCGCGCCGAGTCCGGCGACCGCGGAGTAGACGAACTCCCACATCACCGCGTCGTGATCGTCGGTAAAGGGGACCCCGAGCGTCTGCGCGGCGCTCCACCGGAACAGCGCCCAGAGCCCGGCCGCGGCCAGCGTCGCGACGACGACGAAGACGACGGCGAAGCTTGGGGTCATCCGCACCGACGTAAACGACTGGAGTTCGACCGCGAGGACGAGCGCGATCGCGGCGACCGAGAGGTACGACGCGAAGTGGCCCGTCAGTCGGTCGGCGCCGAAGGCCATCCCCAGCACGGGAAGCGCAGCCAACAGCAACACCTCCCAGGGGAGCATGGCCGTGGTCGATCGAAAGGCGATCGGCGGGAACAATGCCAGGGCCACGAGCACCGCCGCGAACGTCGCCCACAGCAGTCCGCCGGTTAGCAGTTCACCGACGCCAACGACCGCGATCGCGGCGATCAGCATCCAGGCTAGCGCC
This portion of the Halopiger aswanensis genome encodes:
- a CDS encoding metallophosphoesterase → MDEDREHAATASDETGDDTRTGANADGAAGASTDDPVYYFISDLHIGGDEELEHVEFLDELLAFLQDLETTDENAELIINGDAFGLWEFTRVDGIEKFHALVDRYPQLFEQFEATGENTPITIIPGNHDYELAAYEAYVDLFSEYNVSLEQEEAITREVGDRSIWIEHGMQRDPNNRIPDFGNPHANPLGYYINRRVTAQAGRLSELGRYNWLKDIQAVAPLERIPEWLISKYFYREMHPLLRYAALPFLFLFNLSVLLLLVVLLDFAGIWSRPFAALEGLTARLGTVGSAVEIVAAVNLAVIALLVLISIPLYFVVTDIRRTLDRFGIVRTDEPDPGNPDEPYLEAAREVFDDHPETAVFIYGHTHRPSVTELQDRLVVNTGTWLKRLHRREPFLGLLPAVFYPSFRLTYVRITPAPEGVAVEYRDIEKSDPVREELTLPERLVTRSPTIETSIPERTIVRPDAPVATDLEADGQTAQTEPTATDD
- the hisD gene encoding histidinol dehydrogenase, whose amino-acid sequence is MTIDVEPIADLGPDDRTAFFERDAGIEAVRSDVREIVDRVRAEGDVAVREFTEEFDGVSVGNLEITDECERAYEDLDDDLREAIETAAANVREFHEAQVPEDWREAFDDGRELGRRFRPLERVGVYVPGGAAAYPSSAIMGVVPAVVAGVDHVSVVTPPADELNPVTLAAIHAAGADAVYSVGGAQAIAGLAYGTETITRVQKIVGPGNKWVTAAKAEVRGDVEIDFLAGPSEVLVVADETADPDLVAAELVAQAEHDPNASVVAVTDDEETGAAVAESVDEQANAREREDVIREALANDASGVLVARSMSEAILFGEEYAPEHLSIIADDDESILERIDSAGSVFLGPNTPVAAGDYASGTNHVLPTNGGARVTGGLSVETFVRSTTVQRLSSEGLADIGDTITTLAEAEGLEAHAESVRKRLTDDE
- a CDS encoding methyl-accepting chemotaxis protein, translated to MGNSVTDILSRISRAAGSGTSDERTASATEETETAAASSTDDTTNDERDSTAGESVSDANGDDSSSSLSAGESPTNSKAVGDGGQTVAEPTGDATGAGGADLEDAGSTGEPDSDDTLGGRDSADEDIDIGTDALLNTLPQPAFMIDTEHRVIGWNREAEELTGVDREDVLGEDAAGSFFRDGRTTTLADEVVDHPREAHRETDAERSGRDQRAYELERELENARGETLHVHSVATPIYQQGALQGVIQLVQDNTEVIRRREAMADLVGEVTETGEAINDGSLTARVEYTDEHDVLDEDIKQITATINEIAAHVEDVIYGLSEEVEDLSADAAEIADSASEADSQVGDQNEAIRAIVEEISDLSATMEEVAASSDQVSAAAKQAQAAADDGVEASQEAREEMDEVLEAADDLVETVGQLEDRMDEIDEVIEVINDIADQTNLLALNANIEAAQAGEDGDGFAVVANEVQSLASETKEHTNQISERVEDLQIRTEETVEVTEETNEQVEGASERIDAAIANLEEISEAVDEAAHGITEIAETNDDQAASVEEVASQADGVADDADRIEELIGDVTERTTAQRDAIDEMVDYLERLADEETVDRTAARET
- a CDS encoding HesB/IscA family protein, with the protein product MSTDSADSGQPDAETHPEIEVTEDAAEQALSLLDGEGLDADEAGLRLFVQQGGCAGLSYGMRFDDSPDEDDTIYEHHDLRVFVDPASLKYIEGSILDYESGLQAEGFHVENPNVVSECGCGESFRT
- a CDS encoding dodecin, with the translated sequence MVFKKITLIGTSPESFDAAADDAIDRAEDTLQNIQWVEVDELGVELATAEDREYQAEVTVAFELEE